The nucleotide window GAATCCAAGAACGCCCCGTCCGACGGGTAGCTCGTCGGACGCTGGCTTCGATGCTTTCTCTCTGTGTTGGCGGTAGAGACTAGAGGCGCGGGTGTGGATTTCGCCGAGATATCCGTAAAATGGTGCTGACTCTCGGTACTCGAGAAACGTCTGCTCGGCCTTGCCCGGGTGACTGATCGCGGCGGCCATGAGGATGTAGATCATGTCTTCTGCCTGGCCCACCTCGTCCGTGTCAATTCCCCCGTCGGATAATTCGCGAGCGCGCTGAAGAATGGAATCAACCTCCGCTGCCGTCAGACTCGGCGGGTCGAATACCCACCGCTTTGTCATGTGCACCTTCTCCTCTTGAGCCCGGAGCACATTCGCTTCGATATCGACGCGCCGCTCTTCCCAGTTTGGTCCGTACGGAAGATTTCGGTAGCGAGTCACGCGTACACTGTCCGAATACCGATCGAGTCGGGCACGGGTCAGCGCACCGTATTCGATGAATGTCGTATCGCGCCGACAGGCCAGGGCACCGAACTCACCGGCGTACATGACCCGGGGCGACTTCACCTCCTCGACATACCCGCAGAACATGACGGGGTCTACATCTTCGAACGAAACCATGAACGGATCGGCCCCCTTGTACCGGTCTCGGCATTCGCAGCTGGATGGTCGAGATAGCGTATCGGCAATCGTTTGTGCGAGACTTGCCGGTCTGCCGGAACCGCTGTCCGTGCCCGTGCTGGAAACCGCAGGGTCAGATGGAGGTGCAGATCCATCATTCTCCTGCGCTCGGCCCGACGATTGATTGCTGTACGCAAGAATGACTGCGCCGAGTATGACGGCAACAATGGCCCCTGCGGTAATTTGCTGTGACGACATCCGTTGTTTTCGTGGCGTTAGTCAACTGCAAGTAGGACAATAATCGCCTTTATGCAGGCGAGGCGGAAAAGTCAGATTCACGATACGTAATCTCTGACCGGTTCCCCTCTGGGTCGATACTGACCGTGGATACCTGAACAGGAGCATCGAGCCAGCGACTCAGATCGACGATAATGGACTCGACGATGCCAAGAAATGGTTTTGTGCCTCGGGCGGTAGACGAAACGGGCAGAAGAAGCCGAAAGCCCTCAGCGTCAGTCTCCAGCTTTACAGCGGGGATGGAACCCGGTCCATTCGAAAAGACGCCAATCGCTTCCAGGTACATTCCTGTGGTCGACGCGTGCTCCTCGGTCACGGGCGGCTCAAAATAGACGCTGCGCGCGGTATCTTCTGTGCGTATAGTCGAACCTGACAGGGAGCCTGCAATTTGCTCAATTCGGTTAGCTTCGTGCTCCACCAGGGAAGCTTCAGCGCCTGAGTTGGATCCAGGTAGACTCAGCGAGGAAAGCATGGTTGGTACCGAGAAGACACCTATCATGCATATATACACGAACATTCCTGCGAGCGTGATGCCGGCGACCCTCCAGGCAGAAGCTGGTCTCAGGTTGTCACGGGCATCAGTATCTAACTCGTCCTTCTGAAATTGAAGGTAGACGGTCATCGATAGTCCCGCCCAAAAGCCTGCGATGGCAACGGTGAGCGTTGTTGTCACCCACTCATCCGGTAGGAGAAGGAAGAGAATCATCCCAAACAATGCCAACATGACGCCTCCCCAGAGAGCGGACGAGCTACGCGACTCATTTCCGAGTACTTTGAAATTCCTCGATAGCAAGTATCCGCCTACAATCGGTCCACCAAAGAACGCGCCGTGGAAGATGGACCATTTGGTGTAATAGCGGTTCAAATCCATGAAACGGGAGGTGCCAATAAGACGGTCGTAAATCTACATCACAGTCAAACTCGCTGACAGCGGTGGTGTGAGCGCTGTGCCTAAAAGTTGGCAATATCTAAGAACAAATGCTGACTCCTTTCCATGATGACCAGGCACCGGGTTCAGTGCAGAGTTCTGTCCATGCGGAGCCATAGTTTCAGTGATAGTACACCATTGCCATCTGCGTGGCGATATTTGCCAGTGTCATATCCCGGCGTGAGGCACTCGGAACGTGTATATAGCACGGCACCGAATTGTGCGTTTTAGGGTGCGAGTAAACATACCATTGTCCTGATCCTGATTTTTGCGTCTCTATGTATTCCGCCGGTATGCCCCGCAGCACCGTTTCGCAGATGTGCAGAATAAACGAATGCCTCTGGTGCTCGATCTATTCGTTGGGTGAGCGCAGCGCACGCCGGAGGGCATCGCGAAACGCGTCTGGACGGTCAATCCATGCGTTGTGTCCAGCATTCTCAAGAGTCGTTATTTCTACACGTTCGAGTGTGTCGGCAACGCTGGGCCACCCGACCAGTCCGAAGTCGACCAGATCGTGGTCCCCGATAATCACCCACACCGGGATGTCCGACGTTTTCAGCGTCTCAAACTGATTTGCTCGTAGACGATCGGGTGTGTTTTGATTTATGAGTCTGGCAATGTTTCCGTTATAAAAGGCGCGGCCTCCCTGCAATTGCCGCCACCGCTCGATGTGATAGATGTTGCCCGACGCGAAGCCAATGCGCCATCGGGCCGTCTTTTCTCGATCCGATAAAGAATCTCGGTCCAGCCCCTCGTCGGCGATCTCCGCTTCTTCTCTTTCCTTGGCCCATCGGACAAATTGCTCGCGCGCTTGCCTCATCTTCTCTGGATTGGCAGCGCGAAACCCGGTCGGCACCACCGGGCCGGCGAGCACCAGTCGACGCAGGTGTTCGGGGTGCTGGTTGAGGTAGGCGTAGGCGAGACGTGAGCCCATCGAGTGAGCAAAAATGGTAAGCTGCTCCTGGCCGAGTTCGTGACGGAGAGCCTCAAGGTCCGCAACGAATCGCTGGAGAGAGATGGTGCTGTCGGGAGCGGGCGATCGCAACGATCCCCGTTGATCGTAGAACACGACATGGTACTGGTCTGCGAGCGGCTCGATAGCGGGCCACAGATAGCTATGCTCTGCGCCCCACCCGCCGTGGAGCACGACGACCGTATCGCCGGGAGCCGCTGCCGTCCCACATTCTACGACGTAGAGATCCGTCTCGTCACTCGTCTCGAGATACCAGTCGTCAGCCCCATCCGGGAGATGCTGTCCAATGGCAGGGTGAACGCATCCCGCGAGGAGAAGCACGATGCATAACGCGAAGGCGAATTGTGACCGAGATCGAGGTCTCATGAGCGGCTGAGCGTGCTAACGAGTGCAAGGTTGCGAGATGTGAAGATCAGCGGCTTCCTTCTCCCGTGATGATGTGTCCCTGTTTGACTCCAAGTCGAATCTGGGTGACCGCGTTAAAGTCGTCGACGGGGTTCTCGTTTAATACGAGGAAGCTCGCTTCGTAACCCTTGGCGAGGTGCCCGATCTTGCGGTTTGGGAAAATGGCGCGCGGCGTCGCCTCTGCCCAGATCTTAAGCAGCGTCCGGTTGTCGAAAACATCGTGATCGTGTAGGTACATCGCCTCGTAGAGAGCCGTCTTTTTCCACTCATCGGCCCCAAGTGCGATGCGTACGCCGGCCTCGTGGAGTTGGCGCAGCTGCTTGCGTTGACGGGCAATCTCGGCCTGAAGCGTATCCGGGTCGGCGCCCTCGACAAGCAGTGAAGCCGTCGGTGTGAGAACGACGCTGTCTTGTCCCGCTTTCCGAATCGTCGTGCGGCTAAGCCAGAATTCCTCCTCCCCGGTCCGAACGCCATCGTTACCGCTCGGAAGGTGGGCAATTGCATCGACCCCTGCGTCAAGCGCAATTTGAACGTCCTTCTCTGTGTTTACGTGGGCGAAAACCCGCTTGTCTACGTCGTGCGCACGGTCTACGACGGCTTCCAAGACCTCGGGGCAGAGTCCCCAGCACTCGTCGCGCTCGAGCCCTCGGGTCGTGTAGGTTAGGTAGACTTTGACGACATCGGGCTGCTGGGCCAGATAGTCCGACCACGTCTCGTCGACATGTTCGATCGTATCCATGAACCAGTAGGCGTCGTTCTGAAGCTGCAGGTTCTCCAGCGTCACCTCCTCGGTATCGGTGAAGATGCGCTCCATGGCCGCCGTCGGATGGCTCCCGGTCGAGGTGATACCGCCATTCGCGTAGGCCACATCGATGGTACTCGGCCCCTCAAACTGACTCTGAACGTTCTGAATCTCGGAGTACGGATTGGTCAGGTCGAGGGCATAAAAAAGGCCATTCGAGACGAAGAGGCTGTCCGCGAGGGGAATGGCGATTCCTCCTGCCCCGAGCATGTGGGTATGCGCGTCGCCGAACGGCGGGATGACGTAGCCTCCGTCGAGCTGGACCGTGGTATCGACCCGGGCCGACTCTTTGATGAAACGACCATCCTGAACGAAGAGCGTCCGCTCGTCAAACTCCGATCCGTCCCAGACGTGACCGCCGGTATACGCAACGATCTGTGTCGAGTCGGCGGCGGACTGGGCCTCTGCTATCCCGCCCGAGGTCCATAGAAGACAGCCAGCGAGGAGAATTGATAGGACGGGTCTCATGGCTTGAGAGCTGTCACGTAGTAGAAGAGATTGAGCGTAGTTGATCAGG belongs to Longibacter salinarum and includes:
- a CDS encoding alpha/beta fold hydrolase, which codes for MRPRSRSQFAFALCIVLLLAGCVHPAIGQHLPDGADDWYLETSDETDLYVVECGTAAAPGDTVVVLHGGWGAEHSYLWPAIEPLADQYHVVFYDQRGSLRSPAPDSTISLQRFVADLEALRHELGQEQLTIFAHSMGSRLAYAYLNQHPEHLRRLVLAGPVVPTGFRAANPEKMRQAREQFVRWAKEREEAEIADEGLDRDSLSDREKTARWRIGFASGNIYHIERWRQLQGGRAFYNGNIARLINQNTPDRLRANQFETLKTSDIPVWVIIGDHDLVDFGLVGWPSVADTLERVEITTLENAGHNAWIDRPDAFRDALRRALRSPNE
- a CDS encoding amidohydrolase family protein, producing the protein MRPVLSILLAGCLLWTSGGIAEAQSAADSTQIVAYTGGHVWDGSEFDERTLFVQDGRFIKESARVDTTVQLDGGYVIPPFGDAHTHMLGAGGIAIPLADSLFVSNGLFYALDLTNPYSEIQNVQSQFEGPSTIDVAYANGGITSTGSHPTAAMERIFTDTEEVTLENLQLQNDAYWFMDTIEHVDETWSDYLAQQPDVVKVYLTYTTRGLERDECWGLCPEVLEAVVDRAHDVDKRVFAHVNTEKDVQIALDAGVDAIAHLPSGNDGVRTGEEEFWLSRTTIRKAGQDSVVLTPTASLLVEGADPDTLQAEIARQRKQLRQLHEAGVRIALGADEWKKTALYEAMYLHDHDVFDNRTLLKIWAEATPRAIFPNRKIGHLAKGYEASFLVLNENPVDDFNAVTQIRLGVKQGHIITGEGSR